A genomic segment from Haloarcula limicola encodes:
- a CDS encoding SDR family NAD(P)-dependent oxidoreductase, whose product MTEPATPTVSVAEKNAVVIGGTSGIGRAIALAFADDGADVVATSRHEDAVESTAEELRERGAETATVTCDVRDEESIEHLYDVAADALGEIDVLVNSAGSVAKAPVTEMEEPDWARDIDTNLTGVFRACQVFGREMDSGSIITISSMSAGQAREQRPAYCAAKSGVNGLTRAAAADLGPEVRVNAIEPGFVETPLAGDAFEEGTELREQIDERTPLERVAQPDEIAGAAVYLASDAASFTTGEMIKVDGGYDDSSL is encoded by the coding sequence ATGACTGAGCCAGCAACGCCGACAGTCAGCGTCGCGGAGAAGAACGCCGTCGTCATCGGCGGGACGAGCGGTATCGGTCGGGCCATTGCACTCGCGTTCGCGGACGACGGGGCCGACGTCGTCGCGACGAGTCGTCACGAAGACGCGGTCGAATCGACCGCCGAAGAGCTCCGAGAACGCGGCGCGGAGACGGCGACCGTCACCTGTGACGTGCGAGACGAAGAGTCGATCGAGCACCTCTACGACGTGGCCGCCGACGCACTCGGCGAGATAGACGTTCTCGTCAACTCCGCCGGATCCGTGGCGAAAGCACCGGTTACGGAGATGGAAGAACCGGACTGGGCGCGCGACATCGACACGAACCTCACAGGCGTCTTCCGCGCGTGCCAGGTGTTCGGCCGCGAGATGGACTCGGGAAGCATCATCACCATCTCCTCGATGTCGGCCGGGCAGGCCCGCGAACAGCGTCCCGCGTACTGCGCGGCCAAGAGCGGCGTCAACGGCCTCACGCGCGCCGCGGCCGCCGACCTCGGTCCCGAGGTACGCGTCAACGCCATCGAACCCGGCTTCGTGGAGACGCCGCTGGCCGGCGACGCCTTCGAAGAAGGGACGGAGCTACGAGAACAGATCGACGAGCGGACGCCGCTGGAACGGGTCGCCCAGCCCGACGAGATCGCGGGAGCCGCAGTCTACCTCGCCAGCGACGCGGCGTCGTTCACGACCGGCGAGATGATAAAAGTCGACGGCGGGTACGACGACAGTTCGCTCTGA
- a CDS encoding TRAP transporter large permease: MADIVLLTLFVGVLLGLYLFEIPVVYALGLTSLILMWTTSIPFEPLLVAQTMVSGSNSFVLLAIPLFLQTGLLMNALGLTDVIFDFAKAIVGPIRGGLAHVNIVASIIFSGMTGTAAADAAGLGAIEYQAMRDEGYEEGFSVAVTGSSSIIGPIIPPSVPLIIYGVIAQVSIGTLFIAGLVPGLIMGVGLMVLCTVYAHRRGYERGEWWNPGEIARTGYRALPALGTPLLIIGGILGGWFTATEAGAVALFYTLLIGTVFYDALSLEEVVDSFEDGMTRTASLTFIVAAAALYGFLIRRAQLPEVLANAVMNVSTDPLVVLLLIAGVLFIVGLMLETIAAITILTPVFLPIIEQTAISPIHFGVIMIITLMIGLLTPPFGVILFVLNAVTGVSLERITRNMVPFYVPLLIALILAIVFPGVVMWLPRTMGLA, translated from the coding sequence ATGGCAGACATCGTCCTCTTGACCCTGTTCGTCGGGGTCCTGCTGGGACTCTACCTGTTCGAGATTCCGGTCGTCTACGCGCTGGGACTGACGAGCCTCATCCTGATGTGGACGACGTCGATCCCCTTCGAGCCGCTGCTCGTCGCACAGACGATGGTCAGCGGGAGCAACTCTTTCGTCCTACTGGCGATTCCGCTATTCCTCCAGACGGGACTGCTGATGAACGCGCTCGGTCTCACCGATGTCATCTTCGACTTCGCGAAGGCCATCGTCGGGCCGATCCGCGGCGGCCTCGCCCACGTCAACATCGTGGCGAGCATCATCTTCTCGGGGATGACCGGGACCGCCGCGGCCGACGCCGCCGGCCTCGGTGCCATCGAGTATCAGGCGATGCGCGACGAGGGCTACGAAGAGGGATTCAGCGTCGCCGTCACGGGGTCGTCCTCGATTATCGGCCCCATCATCCCGCCGAGCGTCCCGCTCATCATCTACGGCGTCATCGCGCAGGTGTCCATCGGGACGCTGTTCATCGCGGGCCTCGTCCCCGGTCTCATCATGGGGGTCGGCCTGATGGTCCTCTGTACGGTGTACGCCCACCGACGCGGGTACGAACGCGGCGAGTGGTGGAACCCCGGCGAAATCGCCAGAACCGGCTACCGTGCGCTCCCGGCGCTTGGAACGCCGCTACTCATCATCGGCGGTATCCTCGGCGGCTGGTTCACTGCGACGGAGGCCGGAGCGGTCGCGCTGTTCTACACGCTGCTCATCGGGACCGTCTTCTACGACGCGCTCAGCTTAGAGGAAGTCGTAGATAGCTTCGAAGACGGGATGACGCGCACGGCGTCGCTCACCTTCATCGTCGCCGCCGCGGCACTGTACGGCTTCCTCATCCGGCGCGCGCAACTGCCGGAAGTTCTGGCTAACGCGGTCATGAACGTCTCTACCGACCCGCTCGTCGTCCTGCTGCTGATAGCGGGCGTGCTGTTCATCGTCGGCCTGATGTTGGAGACTATCGCCGCGATCACGATTCTGACGCCGGTCTTCCTGCCGATAATCGAGCAGACGGCCATCAGCCCGATTCACTTCGGCGTCATCATGATCATCACGCTGATGATCGGCCTGCTGACGCCGCCCTTCGGCGTCATCCTGTTCGTGCTCAACGCCGTCACGGGCGTCTCGCTCGAACGGATCACGCGGAACATGGTGCCGTTCTACGTTCCGCTACTGATCGCGCTGATTCTCGCAATCGTCTTCCCGGGCGTCGTCATGTGGCTGCCGCGGACGATGGGACTCGCCTGA
- a CDS encoding TRAP transporter small permease, which translates to MVENSTKSTPMRYFDRGVKALALLLYGLMILVVGLQILTRWVLGSFIGSSLPWTVNLSQMLLVYITFIGAAVASEKREHISLDLLSSRLPDRAVRALAGLRAILVLVFIGVLVSGAYPLYLQNRGSVIGALPTYPPFTQAWLYVPVVVGGAIIAVYCVRDLWEVIASPETIIAETKGDDDAN; encoded by the coding sequence ATGGTTGAGAACAGCACCAAATCGACACCAATGCGCTATTTCGACCGGGGAGTCAAGGCGCTGGCCTTGCTGCTCTACGGCCTGATGATACTGGTCGTAGGGTTGCAGATACTGACTCGGTGGGTACTCGGGTCGTTCATCGGCAGTAGTCTGCCGTGGACTGTCAATCTCTCACAGATGCTTCTCGTTTACATCACGTTCATCGGCGCGGCCGTTGCGAGCGAGAAACGAGAACACATCTCACTTGACCTGCTGTCCTCGCGACTTCCGGACCGGGCGGTTCGAGCGCTCGCTGGGCTCCGGGCGATACTCGTGCTCGTGTTCATCGGCGTCCTCGTCTCGGGCGCGTACCCGCTGTACCTCCAGAATCGGGGTTCGGTCATCGGGGCGTTGCCGACCTATCCGCCATTCACGCAGGCGTGGCTGTACGTCCCGGTCGTCGTGGGCGGGGCCATCATCGCCGTCTACTGCGTCCGTGACCTCTGGGAAGTCATCGCGTCGCCGGAGACGATAATCGCGGAGACCAAAGGGGACGACGATGCGAACTGA
- a CDS encoding TRAP transporter substrate-binding protein yields MSQQSRRRFIEQLGVLGGAGTLTSLAGCSGDGGSGSGDGGSGNNGTTGTSGDGGSGESQEMLIGSVFPSGHVINEMAKSWAETVSEETGNRVSVTIEPAFGGESEVMEQTRIGSIDGTIIGTRWVIDYDPKNFWVESPFVFDSWEQQRRAFQTEYLEDGKKALRQEGNQHLVNQPIYRGYRHTSGKKAYETPDAIQGTNLRVPDLSPWVNIWEGIGASPTTVAFDELYSALQQGVVNAQENPAETVLSASLYEVQSHYTLTQHLASTGWFTFNSDTFSSLSEDDQTVLTDTLTQDIKELSSSIKDSESKAIDELESNGMNIVEPDRDAWLSAAEEPLKAQFEANWEPSLEEVRNI; encoded by the coding sequence ATGTCACAACAGAGTCGAAGACGCTTCATCGAACAGCTCGGTGTGCTCGGCGGCGCAGGCACGCTCACTTCGCTCGCGGGATGTTCCGGCGACGGCGGGTCCGGGAGCGGGGACGGCGGGTCCGGAAACAACGGGACGACCGGCACCTCCGGAGACGGCGGAAGCGGCGAGAGCCAGGAGATGCTCATCGGGAGCGTCTTCCCGAGCGGTCACGTCATCAACGAAATGGCGAAGTCGTGGGCGGAGACGGTCTCCGAAGAAACGGGCAACCGCGTCTCGGTCACCATCGAACCCGCGTTCGGCGGCGAATCCGAAGTGATGGAACAGACGCGTATCGGGTCCATCGACGGGACCATTATCGGGACTCGATGGGTCATCGACTACGACCCGAAGAACTTCTGGGTCGAGTCGCCGTTCGTCTTCGATAGCTGGGAACAGCAGCGACGAGCGTTCCAGACGGAATATCTCGAAGATGGAAAGAAAGCGCTCCGTCAAGAAGGAAATCAGCACCTCGTCAACCAGCCCATCTACCGCGGCTATCGACACACGTCGGGCAAGAAGGCCTACGAGACCCCGGACGCGATTCAGGGGACCAACCTGCGCGTTCCGGACCTCTCGCCGTGGGTGAACATCTGGGAGGGTATCGGAGCCAGCCCGACGACTGTCGCCTTCGACGAACTGTACAGCGCGCTTCAACAGGGCGTCGTCAACGCACAGGAGAACCCAGCGGAGACGGTTCTGTCGGCGTCGCTGTACGAAGTCCAGAGTCACTACACGCTCACACAGCACCTGGCCTCGACGGGCTGGTTCACGTTCAACAGCGACACCTTCTCCAGCCTCTCCGAGGACGACCAGACGGTGTTGACCGACACGCTCACGCAGGACATCAAGGAACTCAGTAGCAGCATCAAAGATTCAGAGTCCAAAGCTATCGACGAACTGGAGAGCAACGGGATGAACATCGTCGAACCGGATCGCGACGCGTGGCTCTCGGCGGCCGAAGAGCCGCTCAAGGCCCAGTTCGAGGCGAACTGGGAGCCGTCGTTAGAAGAAGTGCGAAACATTTGA
- a CDS encoding mannonate dehydratase yields MNPALMLPPSPDRRWTLAKQLGVDRGVVRFWGVDDWWEYDTLLRTRNRFEDHDIPLEVVEDRPPMTRTVLGEEGRDEEIATVKQLLRNLGRLGIGTYCWVWTENPVGVLRTSDSVPDRGGSLLTGYDHELSQRAGDHPAAGITEEELWENLRYFLEEVVPVAEEAGVKMALHPDDPPVSPVRGVPRLVTSVESYERILDLYDSPNHGVTFCQGNFAAMGGDVPSAIRRLGDRIHFVHFRDVAGTPESFVETWHDDGPTDMKAAIDAYRDVGFDGPIRPDHVPKMLGEEDREGVHAGYTDMGRLFAIGYIRGLLEQTA; encoded by the coding sequence ATGAATCCAGCACTGATGCTGCCGCCCTCCCCGGATAGACGATGGACCCTCGCCAAGCAGTTGGGCGTGGACCGCGGCGTCGTCCGGTTCTGGGGAGTCGACGACTGGTGGGAGTATGACACGCTTTTGCGGACGCGAAATCGGTTCGAGGACCACGACATCCCCCTCGAAGTCGTCGAGGACAGACCGCCGATGACCCGGACCGTCCTCGGCGAGGAAGGCCGTGACGAGGAGATAGCGACGGTAAAGCAGCTACTCAGGAACCTGGGGCGGCTGGGCATCGGGACGTACTGCTGGGTTTGGACCGAAAATCCCGTCGGCGTCCTGCGGACCTCCGACTCCGTACCGGACCGCGGCGGTTCGCTGCTGACGGGCTACGATCACGAACTGAGTCAGCGAGCGGGCGACCACCCCGCGGCGGGCATCACCGAGGAGGAACTCTGGGAGAATTTGCGGTACTTCCTCGAAGAGGTCGTTCCCGTCGCCGAGGAGGCAGGGGTGAAGATGGCACTTCACCCCGACGACCCGCCGGTCTCGCCCGTCCGGGGCGTGCCTCGTCTCGTTACGTCCGTCGAGAGTTACGAGCGGATTCTGGATCTCTACGACAGCCCGAACCACGGCGTCACCTTCTGTCAGGGGAACTTCGCCGCAATGGGCGGCGACGTTCCCTCGGCGATACGGCGGCTCGGCGACCGAATCCACTTCGTCCACTTCCGAGACGTCGCCGGGACGCCCGAGTCGTTCGTCGAGACGTGGCACGACGACGGCCCAACTGATATGAAGGCGGCTATCGACGCGTACCGAGACGTCGGATTCGACGGACCGATTCGACCCGACCACGTCCCGAAGATGCTCGGCGAGGAGGACCGGGAGGGCGTCCACGCGGGTTACACCGATATGGGCCGGCTGTTCGCTATCGGCTACATTCGCGGCCTGCTAGAGCAGACGGCGTAA
- a CDS encoding IclR family transcriptional regulator, whose translation MNLNDPDDGGKRVAAVQRAFEVVSVLRDAGTVRISDVADALDIPTSTAHVHLKTLESAGYVVQGADGYRLGLQFLRDGAVARSELRAYSTAKSEIDNLAESTGEVANLGVEENGQRVIVYQAEGSEAVYDNALVGEYTNMHWTALGKAILAELPDDYVEEIVDSYGLPTATENTIDTPEALFETLTAIRERGFALEDEERRTGIRSIAVPLEVEDRVVGAVSLSGPKERFDDDRIEDELLPALKDRTNVVEVKIAYE comes from the coding sequence ATGAACCTAAACGACCCGGACGACGGCGGAAAGCGAGTGGCCGCCGTACAGCGGGCGTTCGAAGTCGTCAGCGTGCTGCGAGACGCCGGAACGGTCCGGATCAGCGATGTCGCAGACGCACTCGATATCCCGACGAGCACGGCACACGTCCATCTCAAAACGCTGGAATCGGCCGGCTACGTCGTCCAGGGCGCTGACGGATATCGACTCGGACTGCAGTTCCTCAGGGACGGCGCCGTCGCCAGAAGCGAACTGCGCGCGTACTCGACCGCGAAATCCGAGATCGACAACCTCGCCGAGAGCACGGGTGAAGTCGCAAATCTGGGCGTCGAGGAGAACGGACAGCGGGTCATCGTGTATCAAGCAGAGGGGAGCGAGGCGGTCTACGACAACGCCCTCGTCGGCGAGTACACCAATATGCACTGGACGGCGCTAGGGAAAGCAATCCTCGCCGAACTTCCGGACGACTACGTGGAGGAGATCGTCGACAGCTACGGCCTCCCGACGGCCACGGAGAACACGATCGACACGCCAGAGGCGCTCTTCGAGACGTTGACGGCCATCCGCGAGCGCGGATTCGCGCTCGAAGACGAGGAACGGCGCACCGGCATTCGCTCGATAGCCGTTCCACTCGAGGTAGAAGACCGCGTCGTCGGGGCCGTCTCGCTCTCGGGACCGAAAGAACGATTCGACGACGACCGAATCGAAGACGAACTGTTGCCGGCACTCAAGGACCGAACGAACGTCGTCGAGGTAAAAATTGCATACGAGTAG
- a CDS encoding ABC transporter permease: MSTLSKVGSTISDLQEDRTRMMLFALDNLIWPILLVAFIVFSVLLPEIFTQYRNIEFLLYTSAGLGAITLAEAVCLISGNFDLSVGSVAGFSSMFTALFLTSWFPSVPGVVGILIVLAVGGAIGLMNGFFIAKFDVNPFLQTLSALIVFEGGILVLSTRSVYELPKSYLWLGGEEVSLGGLLPQSVPVAVLFMLGLFVTVWFVLTKTRFGRAIYAVGGDEESSAEAGIDTDRIVIAVFVLSGMLAATGGLLLTGFNGGATPTLGTAQLFPAFTAAVIGGVSLFGGRGNVFNALGGVLLLSTIAAGLVMLNIDPQIVQTINGLVLFAAILLYTFVQRFRGRLLSDL, translated from the coding sequence ATGAGCACACTATCCAAGGTAGGTTCGACCATCTCCGATCTCCAGGAAGACCGGACGCGGATGATGTTGTTCGCGCTGGACAACCTCATCTGGCCGATCCTGTTAGTGGCATTTATCGTCTTCTCGGTCCTCCTTCCCGAGATCTTTACCCAATACCGAAACATCGAGTTCCTGCTGTACACGAGCGCCGGACTCGGAGCGATAACGCTCGCCGAAGCGGTCTGTCTCATTAGCGGGAACTTCGACCTCTCGGTCGGGTCGGTCGCTGGCTTCTCGTCGATGTTCACTGCGCTGTTCCTCACGAGCTGGTTCCCGTCGGTGCCCGGCGTCGTCGGAATCCTGATCGTCCTCGCGGTTGGGGGGGCGATCGGCTTGATGAACGGGTTCTTCATCGCGAAGTTCGACGTGAACCCGTTCCTCCAGACGCTCTCGGCGCTCATCGTCTTCGAGGGCGGGATACTGGTCCTGTCCACGCGGTCCGTCTACGAGTTACCGAAGAGCTACCTGTGGCTCGGCGGTGAAGAGGTCTCGCTCGGGGGCCTCCTCCCCCAGTCGGTTCCCGTCGCTGTCCTCTTCATGCTCGGTCTCTTCGTCACTGTGTGGTTCGTCCTGACGAAGACCCGATTCGGTCGAGCGATATACGCGGTCGGTGGCGACGAGGAGTCATCCGCCGAAGCGGGTATCGACACGGACCGAATCGTCATCGCCGTCTTCGTACTCTCGGGCATGCTGGCCGCCACTGGCGGCCTGCTGCTGACGGGGTTCAACGGCGGGGCAACGCCGACGCTCGGGACCGCACAGCTGTTCCCCGCCTTCACCGCTGCCGTCATCGGTGGGGTTAGCCTGTTCGGCGGCCGAGGAAACGTCTTCAACGCACTCGGTGGGGTCCTGTTGCTCAGCACCATCGCGGCTGGCCTCGTGATGCTGAACATAGACCCGCAGATCGTCCAGACGATCAACGGACTCGTGCTCTTCGCAGCCATCCTGCTGTACACCTTCGTCCAGCGGTTCCGGGGCCGACTACTCTCGGACCTCTGA
- a CDS encoding sugar ABC transporter substrate-binding protein, producing MISRRNLVRAVGAAGIAGIAGCSGGGDSDQSGGSDGGSSGGTSTGDDSSDGSSGNTQRFAVSMKSMGQAGLYVQGQAAKWYTQDRDDVEIVILDAQFDASKQTQDAINAINQGLDGILLNPFDAKASRQIVEAAAEEDIPVMNFDTATLSEDIVMGALFGQYAGGQVAGERFTEMIDEKGIENPKVITSVFNFESTTSQARLYGFTENIPDSVEVVNRIESDGTPEDSAPATQSALQANPDVDAIYSNNVGSGMGALTALQQMDMYHKKDHEDHVMAFGIDGGPELNQRIGSGYYDFAIDQPLHMYAPLTLELMWDYLEGGESALPKVGDTVKPGEDLSIENKTVEGIKPWSNQFWGPAEMTEYEAEDKAWWPWMKCQHATISQDNADASYLYGNVYREIEGSN from the coding sequence ATGATTAGTAGACGCAACCTTGTCCGAGCAGTCGGAGCAGCGGGTATCGCCGGTATCGCCGGCTGTTCTGGCGGCGGAGACAGCGACCAGTCAGGGGGCAGCGACGGCGGTTCGAGTGGCGGGACCTCGACCGGCGACGACAGCAGTGACGGTTCGAGCGGCAACACCCAGCGGTTCGCGGTGTCGATGAAGTCGATGGGCCAGGCCGGGCTGTACGTGCAGGGTCAGGCCGCGAAGTGGTACACGCAGGACCGCGACGACGTCGAGATCGTCATCCTGGACGCCCAGTTCGACGCGTCAAAACAGACCCAAGACGCCATCAACGCCATCAACCAGGGGCTCGACGGCATCCTGCTGAACCCCTTCGACGCCAAGGCGTCGCGACAGATCGTCGAGGCAGCGGCCGAAGAGGACATCCCGGTCATGAACTTCGACACGGCGACGCTGTCCGAGGACATCGTCATGGGCGCTCTCTTCGGTCAGTACGCCGGCGGGCAGGTCGCTGGCGAGCGGTTCACGGAAATGATAGACGAGAAGGGCATCGAGAACCCGAAGGTCATCACGAGCGTCTTCAACTTCGAGTCGACGACGAGTCAGGCGCGCCTGTACGGCTTCACGGAGAACATCCCAGACAGCGTCGAAGTCGTCAACCGGATCGAGAGCGACGGGACGCCCGAGGACTCCGCCCCGGCGACCCAGAGTGCACTCCAGGCCAACCCCGACGTCGACGCCATCTACTCCAACAACGTCGGTAGCGGGATGGGTGCCCTGACGGCGCTCCAGCAGATGGACATGTATCACAAGAAAGACCACGAAGACCACGTCATGGCCTTCGGTATCGACGGCGGCCCCGAACTCAACCAGCGCATCGGGAGCGGCTATTACGACTTCGCGATCGACCAGCCGCTCCACATGTACGCGCCGCTGACACTCGAGCTGATGTGGGACTACCTCGAAGGCGGCGAGAGCGCTCTCCCGAAGGTCGGCGACACGGTCAAGCCCGGCGAGGACCTCTCCATCGAGAACAAGACGGTCGAGGGCATCAAGCCGTGGTCCAATCAGTTCTGGGGTCCGGCCGAGATGACCGAGTACGAGGCCGAAGACAAGGCCTGGTGGCCGTGGATGAAGTGTCAGCATGCTACTATTTCACAGGACAACGCCGACGCCTCCTACCTCTACGGGAACGTCTACCGAGAGATAGAGGGGTCGAACTGA
- a CDS encoding ATP-binding cassette domain-containing protein — translation MTTDSSHPRIEVEHVKKRFGTVEALSDVSLTLKDNEVLSLVGDNGAGKSTFIKTLVGIHQPDGGEIRFDGEPVTIDGPKHARKLGIGTVYQDLALVDELSVAENLFLGRMPVKKVGGLVPVVDQEYMAEEAERILSEHLNIHVDPDTPVEFLSGGERQAVAIGRALVTDPDIVLLDEPTSALSKAAVEHVEELVQRLRDSGHSVILIDHNLEEVLSMSDRVAVLFQGRIVDVVDAADVTRDDVVSMMVSGHRANEDTDDELAGDESDVSSSRSSTA, via the coding sequence ATGACCACAGACAGTTCACATCCACGAATCGAGGTGGAACACGTCAAGAAGCGCTTTGGCACCGTCGAGGCGCTTTCGGACGTTTCTCTCACGCTCAAAGACAACGAAGTCCTCTCGCTCGTCGGCGACAACGGCGCCGGCAAGTCGACGTTCATCAAGACGCTCGTCGGCATCCACCAGCCGGACGGCGGCGAGATACGGTTCGACGGTGAACCGGTCACCATCGACGGCCCGAAACACGCCCGCAAGCTCGGGATCGGGACGGTGTATCAGGACCTCGCGCTCGTCGACGAACTCTCCGTCGCGGAGAACCTGTTCCTCGGCCGAATGCCGGTGAAGAAGGTGGGCGGACTCGTCCCGGTCGTCGACCAGGAGTACATGGCCGAGGAGGCCGAGCGCATCCTGAGCGAGCACCTCAACATCCACGTCGACCCGGACACGCCGGTCGAATTCCTCTCCGGTGGGGAACGACAGGCAGTCGCCATCGGACGCGCTCTGGTTACCGACCCGGATATCGTCCTGCTCGACGAGCCGACGTCGGCACTCTCGAAAGCGGCCGTCGAGCACGTCGAAGAGCTCGTCCAGCGGTTGCGCGATAGCGGGCACTCGGTCATCCTCATCGATCACAACCTCGAGGAAGTCCTGTCCATGAGCGACCGCGTCGCGGTGCTCTTTCAGGGTCGAATCGTCGACGTGGTCGATGCCGCGGACGTCACCCGCGACGACGTGGTCAGTATGATGGTCTCCGGGCACCGCGCCAACGAGGATACTGACGACGAACTGGCCGGAGATGAGTCGGACGTTTCCTCGTCGCGTTCGTCCACAGCCTGA
- a CDS encoding DUF362 domain-containing protein — MEFEFPDRDRLEAANDADVADLPRAYRVSRTRDHPTIPDVTEASTDAVTDVPELDELEPGSTVGITAGSRGIEVLPEVLEAIVSELQSRDLEPFVFPAMGSHGGATPEGQRETLATLGITPDRLGCEIRSSLAVEQVGSDSTGRPVYAAEDALEADAVLLVNRIKLHTDFQGDVESGLCKMAVVGLGKQRGADNMHNAALKRGFHEVIPEWAGILIEETPIIGGVGIIENAAERAAEIHGVSAADLLEEEPKLLERSKEFFPELPVDDLDLLVVDAMGKEISGTGLDTNVVGRVRFHNQAEVDEPSITRIYVRSLTPASHGNALGMGLADLVHRDVASAVDFEDTYVNIVTSGEPNRAKLPFVVPSDATAFVLSASMTGVASASDLRIARIESTMEPGELWVSEPVAEELADREDIQVHEDEPWHFDEHGELAMDWD; from the coding sequence ATGGAGTTCGAGTTTCCAGACCGCGACCGTTTGGAGGCGGCCAACGACGCCGACGTGGCCGACCTGCCCCGCGCCTACCGTGTCAGTCGCACCCGCGACCATCCCACTATCCCGGACGTCACGGAAGCCTCGACAGATGCCGTGACCGACGTTCCCGAACTCGACGAACTCGAACCGGGGAGTACTGTCGGCATCACCGCCGGGAGCAGAGGTATCGAGGTCCTCCCGGAGGTCCTCGAAGCGATCGTTTCCGAGCTACAATCTCGCGACCTCGAACCGTTCGTCTTCCCCGCGATGGGCAGTCACGGCGGAGCGACCCCCGAGGGCCAGCGCGAGACGCTCGCGACGCTCGGTATCACGCCCGACCGGCTCGGCTGTGAGATCCGGTCTTCGCTCGCCGTCGAACAGGTCGGATCCGACTCGACCGGGCGGCCGGTGTACGCCGCCGAAGACGCGCTCGAAGCCGACGCGGTCCTGCTCGTCAACCGCATCAAGCTCCACACTGACTTCCAGGGAGACGTCGAGAGCGGGCTCTGTAAGATGGCCGTCGTCGGACTGGGCAAACAACGCGGTGCCGACAACATGCACAACGCCGCGCTCAAACGCGGGTTCCACGAGGTCATCCCGGAGTGGGCCGGCATTCTGATCGAGGAGACGCCGATAATCGGTGGTGTGGGCATCATCGAGAACGCCGCGGAACGGGCGGCCGAAATCCACGGCGTCTCCGCCGCCGACCTGTTGGAAGAGGAGCCGAAACTGCTGGAGCGCTCGAAGGAGTTCTTCCCCGAACTCCCGGTCGACGACCTCGACTTGCTCGTCGTCGACGCGATGGGCAAGGAGATCAGCGGGACCGGGCTCGATACGAACGTCGTCGGTCGGGTCAGGTTCCACAATCAGGCGGAGGTCGACGAGCCGTCGATCACTCGGATCTACGTGCGGTCGCTGACACCGGCGTCCCACGGTAACGCCCTCGGGATGGGGCTCGCTGACCTCGTCCACCGCGACGTCGCCTCGGCCGTCGATTTCGAGGACACGTACGTCAACATCGTGACCAGCGGCGAGCCGAACCGGGCGAAGCTCCCGTTCGTCGTCCCGAGCGACGCGACGGCGTTCGTCCTCTCGGCGTCGATGACCGGCGTCGCCAGCGCGAGCGACCTCCGAATCGCCCGTATCGAGAGCACGATGGAACCCGGAGAGCTGTGGGTGTCAGAGCCGGTCGCCGAGGAACTCGCCGATCGAGAAGACATACAGGTCCACGAGGACGAACCGTGGCACTTCGACGAGCACGGAGAACTCGCGATGGACTGGGACTAA